From one Psilocybe cubensis strain MGC-MH-2018 chromosome 13, whole genome shotgun sequence genomic stretch:
- a CDS encoding Signal peptidase complex catalytic subunit: MFTEELKAFKRLGFRHVLLQILNFASVIASGLMIWKGLGIITNSESPIVVVLSGSMEPAFYRGDLLFLTNPPNERYQTGDITVYKIPGADIPIVHRVLETHDVSPKTKKSKKAAAETTISVPTLPHQRLLTKGDNNYVDDIELYQGLEWLERKHIVGKVRGFLPYVGYVTIAMNDFPQLKYALLGGLGLLALIQRE; this comes from the exons ATGTTCACCGAAGAACTCAAAGCGTTCAAACGACTGGGTTTCCGACAT GTTCTTCTACAAATTCTTAACTTTGCGTCTGTTATTGCCTCGGGACTCATGATATGGAAAGGACTTGGGATTATCACCAATTCTGAATCACCGATCGTAGTTGTCTTGAG TGGATCAATGGAACCAGCCTTCTATCGCGGAGATTTGCTTTTCCTCACGAATCCTCCAAATGAGCGCTATCAAACCGGTGACATCACAGTGTACAAGATCCCTGGCGCCGATATCCCAATTGTCCATCGTGTGCTAGAGACGCACGATGTCTCACCGAAGACCAAGAAGTCGAAGAAAGCTGCTGCAGAAACGACGATATCTGTCCCAACCCTCCCTCACCAACGACTACTAACCAAGGGTGACAACAATTATGTCGACGATATTGAGTTGTACCAGGGATTGGAATGGCTGGAACGAAAGCACATTGTGGGCAAGGTTCGAGG GTTCCTCCCATATGTTGGTTACGTTACAATCGCTATG AACGATTTCCCGCAGCTGAAATACGCGTTGCTCGGCGGTCTGGGTCTTTTAGCACTAATACAACGGGAATAG